The following are encoded together in the bacterium genome:
- a CDS encoding Gfo/Idh/MocA family oxidoreductase: MENARIGIGIIGMGFMGRSFAQLCTQLDGARLVGVSDIVESAGRAGAERFGVPAYRDYETLIARPDVQAIVVATPEDAHVQPCVAALERGKAVLVEKPLADSAAAAMRIIAAQRGNAILMVGHVLRFSTQYAITKHIVDEGQIGSVRYLQTRRLGGKHAQERLKGRCSLPLFLGVHDYDIVRWFAGSEPRRVYAESQWGVLQTLGYDVEDTNWALITFENGVLAACETGWILPAGHPTRSDMRCAVQGSEGRLDVDLLHRGITLATADRTTYPDTVFMPVVQHELRAAFVHEMRHFLACVRDGREPLITPNDALLAVRIAEAVIESAKRHQPVEM, from the coding sequence ATGGAGAACGCCCGCATCGGCATTGGCATCATCGGGATGGGGTTCATGGGACGGAGCTTCGCCCAACTCTGCACCCAGCTCGACGGCGCCCGCCTGGTCGGCGTATCGGACATCGTGGAATCCGCGGGCCGGGCGGGGGCTGAACGGTTCGGGGTGCCGGCGTATCGCGATTACGAAACGTTGATCGCCCGCCCGGACGTCCAGGCGATCGTCGTGGCCACGCCGGAGGATGCCCACGTGCAGCCCTGCGTGGCGGCCCTCGAGCGCGGCAAGGCCGTCTTGGTCGAAAAGCCGCTCGCCGATTCCGCCGCCGCGGCGATGAGGATCATCGCCGCGCAGCGCGGCAACGCCATCTTGATGGTCGGACACGTGCTCCGGTTCTCCACGCAGTACGCGATCACCAAGCACATCGTCGATGAGGGCCAGATCGGATCGGTGAGATACCTGCAGACCCGGCGCTTGGGTGGGAAGCATGCTCAGGAGCGCCTGAAGGGCCGGTGCTCGCTTCCCTTGTTTCTCGGCGTCCACGACTATGACATCGTCCGCTGGTTCGCCGGGAGCGAGCCCAGACGCGTGTACGCGGAGTCGCAGTGGGGCGTCCTCCAGACCCTGGGGTACGATGTCGAGGACACGAACTGGGCGCTCATTACCTTCGAGAATGGCGTGCTTGCGGCGTGCGAGACCGGGTGGATTCTCCCCGCCGGACATCCCACCCGATCCGACATGCGGTGTGCGGTCCAGGGGAGCGAGGGGCGTCTGGACGTGGATCTCCTGCACCGGGGGATCACCCTCGCCACAGCGGATCGAACAACGTATCCGGACACCGTCTTCATGCCGGTGGTGCAGCATGAACTACGGGCCGCGTTCGTCCACGAGATGCGGCACTTCCTCGCGTGCGTGCGCGACGGGAGGGAGCCGCTCATCACCCCCAACGATGCGCTCCTGGCGGTCCGGATCGCCGAGGCCGTGATCGAGTCGGCGAAGCGGCATCAGCCGGTCGAGATGTGA
- a CDS encoding sigma-70 family RNA polymerase sigma factor: MTREDFAGLYDVQYPRVFRYLLWRLRKRDAAEEIAAEVFATALTTLQKGTEPRQIGSWLIGIADHLATRSFRKRRTEDAVVEAGPAGEQDPEELVLGRIESGMIWRCVDALSPEHQQVLLLRVIAGLSAREVGGLMGKTEEAVRSLQLRALQALRALWKEADEGAKLRD; the protein is encoded by the coding sequence GTGACTCGAGAGGACTTCGCCGGTCTCTATGATGTCCAGTACCCGCGGGTCTTTCGCTATCTCCTGTGGCGGCTCCGGAAGAGGGACGCGGCAGAGGAGATCGCGGCGGAAGTGTTCGCGACCGCGCTCACTACCCTGCAAAAAGGCACTGAACCAAGGCAAATCGGCAGCTGGCTGATCGGGATCGCCGACCACCTCGCTACTCGGTCGTTCCGAAAGCGACGAACCGAGGATGCCGTCGTAGAGGCCGGCCCGGCGGGCGAACAGGACCCGGAGGAACTTGTGCTCGGCCGGATCGAGAGCGGCATGATCTGGCGCTGTGTCGATGCCCTGAGCCCGGAGCATCAGCAGGTCTTACTCCTGCGCGTGATTGCAGGGCTGAGTGCACGAGAGGTCGGCGGGCTCATGGGCAAGACCGAAGAGGCCGTGCGGAGCCTACAGCTTCGGGCGCTCCAGGCGCTCCGGGCGCTTTGGAAGGAGGCGGACGAAGGTGCCAAGCTTCGCGACTGA
- a CDS encoding HD domain-containing phosphohydrolase codes for MRRYRPVADRSREEGNPPQHAEHFRELFEDAGDLVYTIDLAGNFTSINRTGETLTGYSREELIGSHIGRVVAPESLAAVLRMMDHMAKGVSPATYELEFITKDGRRIPVEVGARLIARNGQAVGAHGIGRDISLRKQTDQKAQQRAAHLEALNAIIAAADAAPDLPLLLTVAIDHILKALELGVGGIWAGDHYVVRGLSPEIGGVIVEAAQQAGQKASPLTVADWHSGPQDGSNPLAERWMHIGVRASITVPIFAEGRCIGALSVASAYPRSWTWEEEALTAAVGEQVAATAEGLRIFRETQQHADLMKRLVALSETLNRPLSVTEVAAAIGHAALSLSGADGGAVYLLEPDGTVRCPWTKGVPPDSAIPNEKPGVSPALLTDVLTLPPGDPVRRWVTEQGYRALGTWPFIYEGRVIAEVSCYHAEPHSWSNLEKEIFHTFTSQAATALENARLYEAQVDRTHELEALHHNLEEAYIQMVLVLNRAMDARDAYTGDHSERLAALADRVARALGLPDEEVKDIRWAALLHDIGKIGSPDGVLRKPGPLTEQEWAIMRRHPVVGEEILLPIERMRGVAKIVRHHQEKWDGTGYPDGLRAEMIPLGARILAVVDAFSAIIDERPYKTPKSKEEAESELVRCAGTQFDPKIVEVFTRIEIFDPHTGGWKDQANATESHTEALGLTA; via the coding sequence ATGAGACGGTATCGTCCCGTCGCCGATCGTTCGCGCGAGGAGGGAAATCCTCCGCAGCACGCCGAGCACTTCCGCGAGCTGTTCGAGGACGCCGGCGACCTCGTGTACACGATCGATCTCGCTGGGAATTTCACGTCGATAAACCGAACGGGTGAAACCCTCACGGGGTACTCGCGGGAGGAGTTGATCGGATCGCACATCGGACGAGTCGTGGCCCCAGAGAGCCTCGCCGCCGTCTTGCGAATGATGGATCACATGGCCAAGGGCGTCAGCCCCGCGACCTACGAACTGGAGTTCATCACAAAGGACGGCCGCCGGATCCCCGTAGAGGTGGGCGCACGGCTCATCGCTCGAAACGGGCAGGCGGTTGGGGCGCACGGAATCGGCCGGGACATCAGCCTCAGGAAACAAACCGACCAGAAAGCCCAGCAGCGCGCCGCGCATCTCGAAGCGTTGAACGCGATCATCGCGGCGGCCGACGCCGCACCGGATCTCCCCTTGCTGTTGACGGTAGCCATCGATCACATCCTCAAGGCGCTGGAGCTGGGTGTGGGTGGGATCTGGGCGGGAGACCATTACGTCGTCCGCGGCCTGTCTCCCGAGATCGGTGGGGTCATCGTGGAGGCCGCACAGCAGGCCGGCCAGAAGGCCTCCCCTCTCACCGTGGCGGACTGGCACAGCGGACCTCAAGATGGATCGAACCCGCTGGCCGAGCGGTGGATGCACATTGGTGTTCGGGCGTCCATCACCGTACCCATATTCGCCGAAGGTCGGTGTATCGGCGCGCTCTCCGTGGCCTCGGCGTACCCCCGGTCGTGGACGTGGGAAGAGGAAGCCCTGACCGCCGCGGTCGGTGAACAGGTCGCGGCGACCGCCGAAGGTCTTCGCATTTTCCGGGAGACACAGCAGCACGCCGATCTGATGAAGCGCCTGGTTGCCCTGAGCGAGACGCTGAATCGCCCGTTGTCGGTGACAGAGGTGGCGGCGGCAATCGGCCATGCCGCTCTCAGTTTGAGCGGAGCCGACGGGGGCGCCGTCTATTTGCTCGAGCCCGATGGGACCGTGCGCTGCCCGTGGACGAAGGGAGTGCCTCCCGACTCCGCCATTCCCAACGAGAAGCCTGGGGTCAGTCCCGCCCTTTTGACGGACGTGTTGACGCTGCCCCCCGGCGATCCCGTCCGGCGTTGGGTGACGGAGCAGGGCTATCGCGCTCTCGGCACATGGCCGTTTATCTACGAGGGACGGGTGATCGCCGAGGTCTCATGCTATCATGCCGAGCCGCACAGCTGGTCGAACCTCGAAAAAGAAATCTTCCATACCTTCACCTCGCAGGCCGCAACCGCACTCGAAAACGCCCGCCTCTACGAGGCGCAGGTCGACCGCACGCATGAGCTGGAAGCGCTGCATCACAATCTCGAGGAAGCATACATCCAAATGGTCCTCGTGCTTAACCGCGCGATGGACGCCCGGGACGCCTACACGGGGGATCATAGTGAACGCCTGGCCGCCTTGGCCGATCGGGTGGCCCGGGCCCTGGGGCTCCCCGATGAAGAGGTGAAGGACATCCGCTGGGCGGCCCTGCTTCACGATATCGGCAAGATCGGCTCACCCGACGGCGTCCTGCGCAAACCGGGACCGTTGACGGAGCAGGAGTGGGCGATCATGCGGCGGCATCCGGTTGTCGGGGAGGAGATCCTGCTTCCTATCGAGCGCATGCGCGGCGTTGCCAAGATCGTCCGCCACCATCAAGAAAAGTGGGACGGGACCGGATACCCCGACGGCCTTCGCGCGGAGATGATCCCTCTCGGGGCCCGCATCCTGGCGGTGGTCGACGCCTTCAGTGCCATCATCGATGAGCGTCCGTACAAGACCCCGAAGTCCAAGGAAGAGGCGGAGTCGGAACTCGTCCGTTGTGCCGGGACACAGTTCGATCCGAAGATTGTGGAAGTGTTTACGCGCATCGAGATTTTCGATCCGCACACTGGGGGCTGGAAAGACCAGGCCAACGCGACGGAGAGCCACACCGAAGCCCTCGGCCTCACGGCGTAG
- a CDS encoding SDR family oxidoreductase, with amino-acid sequence MEFTGKVVWVTGGGGRIGRAIAHAFAREGAAIGISDIDGPRAERVLESVRAAGGRGVALAGDVSIEADVDSVLADITASLGPVDILVNSHGISPNVPVLEMDLATWQSPFVVNTQGCFLTCRSAARQMVAREARGTLINLSSGAATSGRPGSSAYCASKAAINMLTHVLATELGPFGIRVNAVTPGLVTETALRRGEGSHPYLNLMIEMTPLGRTGVPDDVAEAVLALASDRLPWVTGANLEVTGGSHCGRTNAPFTPRLGTSRQTA; translated from the coding sequence ATGGAGTTCACCGGCAAGGTCGTCTGGGTGACAGGAGGCGGCGGGCGCATCGGACGGGCGATCGCCCACGCGTTCGCCCGCGAGGGCGCTGCGATTGGGATCTCCGATATCGATGGACCGCGCGCGGAGCGGGTTCTGGAGAGCGTGCGCGCGGCGGGAGGGCGCGGGGTGGCGCTGGCGGGAGACGTGAGCATCGAGGCGGACGTGGACAGCGTGCTCGCCGACATCACCGCCTCCCTGGGCCCGGTCGACATCCTGGTGAACAGTCACGGGATCTCCCCGAACGTCCCCGTGCTGGAGATGGACCTGGCCACCTGGCAGTCGCCGTTTGTCGTCAACACGCAGGGCTGCTTCCTGACGTGCCGGTCCGCAGCCCGCCAGATGGTGGCGCGGGAGGCCCGAGGCACCCTTATCAACCTCTCCTCCGGCGCGGCCACCTCAGGCCGGCCGGGGTCGTCAGCGTACTGCGCCTCGAAGGCGGCGATCAATATGCTGACGCATGTCTTGGCCACAGAACTCGGCCCGTTTGGCATTCGGGTCAACGCCGTCACCCCCGGCCTCGTCACGGAGACGGCGCTGCGTCGCGGAGAAGGCAGCCATCCCTACCTGAACTTGATGATCGAGATGACGCCGTTGGGGCGCACCGGCGTGCCCGACGACGTCGCGGAAGCCGTGCTGGCCCTCGCATCGGACCGTCTCCCGTGGGTCACCGGAGCGAACTTGGAGGTCACCGGCGGCTCACACTGCGGCCGGACGAACGCCCCCTTCACGCCGAGACTCGGCACGTCGCGACAAACGGCATGA
- a CDS encoding GntR family transcriptional regulator codes for MQFVRPPTLTATVADHIREAIVRGQLLPGAPLHEVELSKSLGISRGTVREALRLLVDENLVEIIPHQGAFVTQLSAKRAREIYTLRAQLEPYAVRLAMERQAYRQSDLDELDALVRRLGDLERKGDLFEIITTDMEFHRVMCERSDHALVRDVLRGLRFQTRLFILNTILYHSDLELDELTHRAILVAITAGDPARAEESVRRHIIDAGTYLLRSMEAHARSAGAGARGGAPAGTDREVGVGLRPVRRPRR; via the coding sequence GTGCAGTTCGTTCGACCCCCCACCCTGACCGCCACCGTTGCGGACCACATCCGCGAAGCGATCGTCCGCGGGCAGCTGCTGCCCGGCGCGCCCCTGCATGAGGTCGAGCTCAGCAAGTCCCTGGGCATCTCTCGGGGGACCGTGCGCGAGGCGCTCAGGCTTCTCGTGGACGAGAACCTCGTCGAGATCATCCCGCATCAAGGCGCCTTCGTAACCCAGTTGTCCGCCAAACGGGCACGGGAGATCTACACTCTGCGCGCGCAACTCGAGCCATACGCCGTCCGGCTGGCCATGGAACGCCAGGCGTACCGGCAGTCGGACTTGGACGAGCTCGATGCGCTGGTGCGCCGGCTCGGCGACCTCGAACGCAAGGGCGATCTGTTCGAGATCATCACGACGGATATGGAGTTTCACCGGGTGATGTGCGAGCGAAGCGATCACGCGCTGGTCAGGGACGTGCTCAGAGGCCTCCGGTTTCAAACCCGCCTGTTCATCCTGAACACGATCCTCTATCACTCGGACCTCGAACTGGACGAGCTCACACACCGCGCCATCCTGGTCGCCATCACGGCGGGCGATCCCGCGCGGGCCGAGGAGAGCGTGCGCAGGCACATCATCGATGCGGGCACCTATCTGCTTCGCAGCATGGAGGCCCATGCGCGGTCGGCGGGCGCCGGGGCAAGGGGCGGTGCGCCCGCGGGCACCGACCGGGAGGTCGGAGTTGGGCTCCGGCCGGTGCGCCGGCCAAGGAGGTGA